One part of the Malus sylvestris chromosome 2, drMalSylv7.2, whole genome shotgun sequence genome encodes these proteins:
- the LOC126597247 gene encoding uncharacterized protein LOC126597247 isoform X2, producing MPKVKQILVAISVLLAVLACVPISECAKKPAAGARKEDIPFIKCQVCEKLAVQLHQQVEKKRAEIAPKKISEYQIIEISENVCNLKKQEADWILQIDIVEKGDKLELVDQGSEGQCNSECKTIERACQEVLGYSDTDVAEYLYTSKPDLGSLVNYLCKDLTKACSTKPPPVPKNRIPGEAFVAKSEKEAEMEKMMKSMEGMPGAPGMKMYSRDDLMNMNNFGGEDADDEDDDDDETREK from the exons atgcCGAAGGTGAAGCAAATTCTAGTAGCAATCTCAGTATTGTTGGCGGTGTTAGCGTGCGTGCCAATCTCTGAGTGTGCTAAGAAGCCGGCGGCCGGCGCCAGGAAGGAAGACATTCCTTTCATCAAATGCCAAGTCTGCGAGAAGCTCGCAGTTCAGCTGCACCAGCAAGTCGAGAAGAAGCGAGCTGAGATCGCCCCAAAGAAG ATCTCGGAGTATCAGATTATTGAGATTTCGGAGAATGTGTGTAATTTGAAGAAGCAGGAAGCGGATTGGATTTTGCAGATTGATATAGTTGAGAAAGGAGACAAGTTGGAG TTGGTGGATCAAGGTTCAGAAGGACAGTGTAACTCCGAATGCAAGACAATCGAGCGAGCTTGTCAGGAG GTTTTGGGGTATTCTGATACTGATGTTGCCGAATATCTATATACATCCAAGCCTGACCTTGGTTCATTGGTTAATTATCTATGCAAAGACCTAACTAAAGCATGCAGTACCAAGCCTCCCCCAGTTCCTAAG AATAGGATTccgggggaagcttttgtggccAAGTCAGAGAAAGAAGCTGAAATGGAAAAGATGATGAAATCTATGGAG GGCATGCCAGGAGCCCCGGGCATGAAAATGTACTCGAGAGATGATTTGATGAACATGAATAATTTTGGTGGCGAAGATgctgatgatgaagatgatgacgatgatgagACTCG GGAAAAATaa
- the LOC126597247 gene encoding uncharacterized protein LOC126597247 isoform X1, with amino-acid sequence MPKVKQILVAISVLLAVLACVPISECAKKPAAGARKEDIPFIKCQVCEKLAVQLHQQVEKKRAEIAPKKISEYQIIEISENVCNLKKQEADWILQIDIVEKGDKLELVDQGSEGQCNSECKTIERACQEVLGYSDTDVAEYLYTSKPDLGSLVNYLCKDLTKACSTKPPPVPKNRIPGEAFVAKSEKEAEMEKMMKSMEGMPGAPGMKMYSRDDLMNMNNFGGEDADDEDDDDDETRLPSNLGKIMREKESAKNDLKQKITTGIAKTRETLKKHANKVSNWVRQTWRGLKKTASKKSTKGNKGEL; translated from the exons atgcCGAAGGTGAAGCAAATTCTAGTAGCAATCTCAGTATTGTTGGCGGTGTTAGCGTGCGTGCCAATCTCTGAGTGTGCTAAGAAGCCGGCGGCCGGCGCCAGGAAGGAAGACATTCCTTTCATCAAATGCCAAGTCTGCGAGAAGCTCGCAGTTCAGCTGCACCAGCAAGTCGAGAAGAAGCGAGCTGAGATCGCCCCAAAGAAG ATCTCGGAGTATCAGATTATTGAGATTTCGGAGAATGTGTGTAATTTGAAGAAGCAGGAAGCGGATTGGATTTTGCAGATTGATATAGTTGAGAAAGGAGACAAGTTGGAG TTGGTGGATCAAGGTTCAGAAGGACAGTGTAACTCCGAATGCAAGACAATCGAGCGAGCTTGTCAGGAG GTTTTGGGGTATTCTGATACTGATGTTGCCGAATATCTATATACATCCAAGCCTGACCTTGGTTCATTGGTTAATTATCTATGCAAAGACCTAACTAAAGCATGCAGTACCAAGCCTCCCCCAGTTCCTAAG AATAGGATTccgggggaagcttttgtggccAAGTCAGAGAAAGAAGCTGAAATGGAAAAGATGATGAAATCTATGGAG GGCATGCCAGGAGCCCCGGGCATGAAAATGTACTCGAGAGATGATTTGATGAACATGAATAATTTTGGTGGCGAAGATgctgatgatgaagatgatgacgatgatgagACTCGGTTACCCTCGAATTTG GGAAAAATaatgagagaaaaagagagcgcAAAGAATGACTTGAAACAGAAGATCACCACCGGAATCGCGAAGACTAGAGAGACACTAAAGAAGCATGCAAACAAAGTCTCTAACTGGGTACGGCAAACGTGGCGGGGACTGAAAAAGACGGCTTCGAAGAAGAGTACAAAGGGAAACAAGGGAGAGCTTTAG